One Paraburkholderia aromaticivorans genomic region harbors:
- the rplX gene encoding 50S ribosomal protein L24: MNKIRKGDEVIVITGKDKGKRGVVLSVGEDKVIVEGINLVKKHVKPNPMKGTTGGVEAKTMPLQISNVALVDANGKASRVGIKVEGDKKVRFLKTTGAELSA; encoded by the coding sequence ATGAACAAGATTCGCAAAGGTGACGAAGTTATCGTCATCACCGGCAAAGATAAAGGCAAGCGCGGCGTCGTGCTGTCCGTTGGCGAAGACAAAGTGATTGTCGAGGGCATTAACCTCGTCAAGAAACACGTCAAGCCGAACCCGATGAAGGGTACGACGGGCGGTGTAGAAGCCAAGACGATGCCGCTGCAAATTTCGAACGTCGCATTGGTCGACGCGAATGGCAAGGCGTCGCGTGTAGGCATCAAGGTCGAAGGAGACAAGAAAGTCCGTTTCCTTAAGACGACCGGTGCCGAGCTGAGCGCCTGA
- the rplN gene encoding 50S ribosomal protein L14, with the protein MIQTETRLEVADNTGAREVMCIKVLGGSKRRYASIGDIIKVTVKEATPRGRVKKGEIYNAVVVRTAKGVRRQDGSLIKFDGNAAVLLNAKLEPIGTRIFGPVTRELRSERFMKIVSLAPEVL; encoded by the coding sequence ATGATCCAGACCGAAACTCGGCTTGAAGTGGCCGACAACACGGGTGCGCGTGAAGTCATGTGCATCAAGGTGCTCGGCGGCTCGAAGCGTCGTTATGCCAGCATTGGCGACATCATCAAGGTGACCGTCAAAGAAGCAACGCCGCGCGGGCGCGTGAAGAAAGGCGAAATTTACAACGCCGTGGTGGTTCGCACCGCTAAGGGCGTGCGCCGTCAGGACGGCTCGCTGATCAAGTTCGATGGCAATGCCGCAGTGTTGTTGAATGCAAAGCTCGAACCTATTGGCACCCGTATTTTCGGGCCTGTCACGCGCGAGTTGCGCAGCGAACGATTCATGAAGATCGTTTCGTTGGCACCTGAAGTGCTGTAA
- the rpsQ gene encoding 30S ribosomal protein S17, whose protein sequence is MNDSVKTSLKRTLVGKVVSNKMDKTVTVLVEHRVKHPIYGKYVVRSKKYHAHDDANTYNEGDLVEIQETRPISKTKAWVVARLVEAARVI, encoded by the coding sequence ATGAACGATAGCGTAAAAACCTCGCTCAAGCGGACGCTGGTCGGCAAGGTCGTCAGCAACAAGATGGACAAGACGGTCACCGTGCTGGTCGAGCACCGCGTGAAGCACCCGATCTACGGCAAGTACGTTGTGCGTTCGAAGAAGTACCACGCGCACGACGATGCGAACACGTACAACGAGGGCGATCTCGTTGAAATCCAGGAAACGCGTCCGATTTCGAAGACGAAAGCTTGGGTTGTGGCTCGCCTGGTCGAGGCTGCTCGCGTCATCTGA
- the rpmC gene encoding 50S ribosomal protein L29 gives MKASELHQKDQAALNKELSDLLKAQFGLRMQLATQQLTNTSQLKKVRRDIARVRTVLTEKANQK, from the coding sequence ATGAAGGCTTCCGAACTTCACCAGAAAGATCAGGCCGCGCTCAACAAGGAGCTGTCGGACCTGTTGAAGGCGCAATTCGGCCTGCGCATGCAACTCGCGACCCAGCAGCTCACCAACACGAGCCAGCTGAAGAAGGTCCGTCGCGACATCGCACGTGTGCGGACCGTCCTGACTGAGAAGGCGAACCAGAAATGA
- the rplP gene encoding 50S ribosomal protein L16, producing MLQPKRRKYRKEQKGRNTGVATRGNAVSFGEFGLKAIGRGRLTARQIEAARRAMTRHIKRGGRIWIRIFPDKPISHKPAEVRMGNGKGNPEYYVAEIQPGKMLYEMDGVTEELAREAFRLAAAKLPLKTTFIVRQLGA from the coding sequence ATGCTGCAACCGAAACGCAGAAAGTATCGCAAAGAGCAGAAGGGTCGTAACACCGGTGTCGCTACCCGTGGCAACGCGGTGTCGTTCGGTGAGTTCGGCCTGAAGGCTATCGGTCGTGGTCGCTTGACCGCGCGCCAGATTGAAGCGGCACGTCGTGCAATGACGCGTCACATCAAGCGTGGTGGCCGCATCTGGATCCGCATCTTCCCGGACAAGCCGATCTCGCACAAGCCGGCTGAAGTACGGATGGGTAACGGTAAAGGTAACCCTGAGTACTACGTCGCAGAGATTCAACCGGGCAAGATGCTGTACGAAATGGACGGCGTAACCGAAGAGCTGGCACGCGAAGCGTTCCGTCTGGCTGCAGCTAAGCTGCCGCTCAAGACGACGTTTATCGTGCGTCAGCTCGGCGCCTAA
- the rpsC gene encoding 30S ribosomal protein S3 codes for MGQKIHPTGFRLAVSRNWASRWYANNNNFAAMLQEDIGVREYLKKKLKNASVGRVVIERPAKNARITIYSSRPGVVIGKKGEDIELLKSELQRRMGVPVHVNIEEIRKPETDAQLIADSITQQLERRIMFRRAMKRAMQNAMRLGAQGIKIMSAGRLNGIEIARTEWYREGRVPLHTLRADIDYATSEAKTTYGIIGVKVWVYKGDTLGRNDAPVVEEVAEEKRPRRNARPGGDRRPRRDGEGGGPAGARRGAPRRAGGAGGDGKTGE; via the coding sequence ATGGGACAGAAAATTCATCCGACTGGCTTCCGTTTGGCCGTCAGCCGCAATTGGGCGTCGCGTTGGTACGCGAACAACAACAATTTCGCGGCGATGTTGCAGGAAGACATCGGTGTTCGTGAATACCTGAAGAAGAAGCTGAAGAACGCTTCGGTTGGCCGCGTCGTTATCGAGCGTCCGGCGAAAAACGCGCGCATTACGATTTATAGCTCGCGTCCGGGTGTCGTTATCGGTAAGAAGGGCGAAGATATCGAACTGCTGAAGTCGGAACTGCAACGCCGCATGGGCGTTCCGGTCCACGTCAACATCGAAGAAATCCGCAAGCCGGAAACCGATGCGCAACTGATCGCGGATTCGATCACGCAACAGCTCGAGCGCCGGATTATGTTCCGCCGCGCGATGAAGCGTGCGATGCAAAACGCAATGCGTCTGGGTGCTCAAGGCATCAAGATCATGAGCGCGGGCCGCCTGAACGGTATCGAAATCGCTCGTACGGAATGGTATCGCGAAGGTCGCGTGCCGCTTCATACGCTGCGTGCTGATATCGACTACGCAACTTCGGAAGCGAAGACGACGTACGGCATCATCGGTGTGAAGGTGTGGGTCTACAAGGGCGACACGCTCGGCCGCAACGACGCACCGGTGGTCGAAGAAGTCGCCGAAGAAAAGCGTCCGCGCCGCAACGCACGTCCGGGTGGCGATCGCCGTCCGCGTCGCGATGGTGAGGGTGGTGGCCCGGCAGGTGCACGCCGTGGCGCTCCTCGTCGTGCTGGCGGTGCCGGCGGCGACGGGAAGACTGGAGAATAA
- the rplV gene encoding 50S ribosomal protein L22, whose protein sequence is MMEVKAIHRGARISAQKTRLVADQIRGLPVDKALNVLTFSPKKAAGIVKKVVLSAIANAEHNEGADIDELKVTSIMVDKAASLKRFTARAKGRGNRIEKQSCHITVTVGN, encoded by the coding sequence ATGATGGAAGTGAAAGCAATTCATCGCGGTGCCCGCATCTCGGCGCAGAAAACGCGCCTTGTGGCTGACCAGATCCGCGGTTTGCCGGTCGACAAGGCGCTGAACGTCCTGACGTTCTCGCCGAAGAAGGCTGCGGGAATCGTGAAAAAGGTCGTGCTGTCGGCGATCGCGAATGCGGAGCATAACGAAGGCGCGGATATCGACGAGCTCAAGGTAACGAGCATCATGGTCGACAAGGCTGCCTCGCTCAAGCGTTTTACCGCGCGCGCTAAAGGCCGCGGTAACCGCATCGAGAAGCAATCCTGTCACATCACTGTGACGGTCGGGAATTAA
- the rpsS gene encoding 30S ribosomal protein S19 translates to MARSVKKGPFCDAHLLKKVESAAAARDKKPIKTWSRRSTILPDFIGLTIAVHNGRQHVPVYISENMVGHKLGEFALTRTFKGHAADKKAKK, encoded by the coding sequence ATGGCACGTTCTGTAAAAAAAGGTCCGTTCTGCGACGCCCATTTGCTGAAGAAAGTTGAGTCGGCAGCCGCTGCGCGTGACAAAAAGCCGATCAAAACCTGGTCGCGTCGTTCGACGATTCTGCCGGATTTCATCGGTCTGACGATTGCCGTGCATAACGGCCGTCAACACGTCCCGGTGTACATCTCGGAAAACATGGTCGGCCACAAGCTTGGCGAGTTTGCATTGACCCGGACGTTCAAGGGTCATGCAGCCGACAAGAAGGCTAAGAAATAA
- the rplB gene encoding 50S ribosomal protein L2, whose translation MAIVKVKPTSPGRRAMVKVVNKDLHKGKPYAPLLDSQSSTAGRNNNGHITTRHKGGGHKHHYRVVDFRRNKDGIPAKVERLEYDPNRSANIALVLYADGERKYIIAPKGVTVGQQLMSGSEAPIRAGNTLPIRNIPVGTTIHCIEMLPGKGAQMARSAGTSAMLLAREGIYAQVRLRSGEIRRVHVECRATIGEVGNEEHSLRQIGKAGANRWRGIRPTVRGVAMNPVDHPHGGGEGKTAAGRDPVSPWGTPAKGYRTRSNKRTTSMIVQRRHKR comes from the coding sequence ATGGCAATCGTTAAAGTTAAGCCGACTTCGCCGGGTCGCCGTGCGATGGTCAAGGTGGTCAACAAGGATCTGCATAAGGGCAAGCCGTACGCACCGCTGCTCGACTCGCAATCCTCGACCGCCGGCCGTAACAACAACGGTCACATCACCACGCGCCATAAGGGTGGTGGTCACAAGCATCACTATCGTGTCGTCGATTTCCGTCGCAACAAAGACGGCATTCCGGCGAAGGTCGAACGTCTTGAGTACGATCCGAACCGTAGCGCGAACATCGCGCTGGTTCTGTACGCGGACGGCGAGCGCAAGTACATCATCGCTCCGAAGGGCGTGACGGTTGGTCAGCAGCTGATGTCGGGTTCGGAAGCTCCGATCCGCGCGGGTAACACGCTGCCGATCCGCAACATTCCGGTCGGTACGACGATTCACTGCATCGAAATGCTGCCGGGCAAGGGCGCGCAAATGGCGCGTTCGGCTGGTACGTCGGCGATGCTGTTGGCTCGTGAAGGCATCTACGCACAGGTCCGCTTGCGTTCGGGTGAAATCCGCCGCGTGCACGTTGAGTGCCGCGCGACGATTGGTGAAGTTGGCAACGAAGAGCATAGCCTCCGTCAAATCGGTAAGGCTGGCGCAAACCGCTGGCGCGGTATCCGCCCGACGGTGCGTGGCGTTGCAATGAACCCGGTCGATCACCCGCACGGTGGTGGTGAAGGCAAGACGGCTGCAGGTCGCGATCCGGTGAGCCCGTGGGGCACGCCTGCTAAGGGTTATCGCACCCGCAGCAACAAGCGCACGACGAGCATGATCGTCCAGCGCCGTCACAAGCGTTAA
- the rplW gene encoding 50S ribosomal protein L23: MSEIRKNDHRLMQVLLAPVISEKATLVADKNEQVVFEVAPDATKQEVKAAVELLFKVEVNSVNVLVSKGKAKRFGRFMGKRKDVKKAYVCLKPGQEINFEAEAK, encoded by the coding sequence ATGAGCGAGATTCGCAAGAACGATCATCGTTTGATGCAGGTCCTGCTCGCGCCGGTGATCTCCGAAAAGGCGACGCTGGTGGCCGACAAGAACGAACAAGTCGTGTTCGAAGTCGCGCCCGATGCCACGAAGCAGGAAGTGAAAGCTGCAGTCGAGCTGCTGTTCAAGGTGGAAGTCAATTCCGTCAACGTGCTGGTCTCGAAGGGCAAAGCCAAGCGCTTTGGTCGCTTCATGGGCAAGCGCAAGGACGTGAAGAAGGCGTACGTCTGCCTGAAGCCCGGCCAGGAAATCAACTTTGAAGCGGAGGCCAAGTAA
- the rplD gene encoding 50S ribosomal protein L4, with amino-acid sequence MELKLLNANGQEGAGVSASDVVFGRDYNEALIHQVVVAYQANARSGNRAQKDREQVKHTTKKPWRQKGTGRARAGMSSSPLWRGGGRIFPNSPEENFSHKVNKKMHRAGLCSIFSQLAREGRISVVDELTLEAPKTKLLAEKFKAMGLDSVLVITDTVDENLYLASRNLAHVAVVEPRYADPLSLIYFKKILITKAAVAQIEELLS; translated from the coding sequence ATGGAACTTAAGCTCCTGAATGCCAATGGTCAGGAAGGTGCAGGCGTTAGCGCGTCGGACGTCGTGTTCGGCCGCGATTACAACGAAGCCCTGATTCACCAGGTTGTGGTGGCGTATCAAGCGAATGCCCGTAGCGGCAACCGCGCGCAGAAGGACCGTGAGCAAGTCAAGCACACGACCAAGAAGCCGTGGCGCCAGAAGGGTACGGGCCGCGCCCGCGCCGGTATGTCGTCGAGCCCGCTGTGGCGCGGCGGTGGCCGGATCTTCCCAAATTCGCCGGAAGAAAACTTTTCGCACAAGGTCAACAAGAAGATGCATCGCGCAGGTCTCTGCTCGATCTTCTCGCAGCTGGCCCGCGAAGGCCGCATCTCGGTGGTCGACGAGCTGACGCTCGAAGCGCCGAAGACGAAGCTGCTGGCCGAAAAATTCAAGGCGATGGGTCTCGACTCCGTGCTGGTGATTACCGACACGGTTGACGAAAACCTGTACCTCGCGTCGCGCAACTTGGCCCATGTGGCAGTTGTCGAGCCGCGTTACGCCGACCCGCTGTCGCTGATCTACTTCAAGAAGATCCTGATCACGAAGGCTGCGGTCGCCCAGATCGAGGAGTTGCTGTCATGA
- the rplC gene encoding 50S ribosomal protein L3, producing MSLGLVGRKVGMTRIFTAEGDSIPVTVLDVSDNRVTQIKTVETDGYTAVQVAFGTRRASRVTKPLAGHLAKAGVQAGEILKEFQIDAAKAAELSSGTVVGPDLFEVGQKVDVQGVSIGKGYAGTIKRYNFASGRASHGNSRSHNVPGSIGMAQDPGRVFPGKRMTGHMGDDTVTVQNLEIARIDADRKLLLVKGAVPGAKGGKVFVTPAVKTRAVKGAK from the coding sequence ATGAGCCTTGGACTCGTAGGTCGCAAGGTTGGCATGACCCGTATCTTCACGGCAGAAGGGGATTCGATTCCCGTTACCGTGCTGGACGTGTCCGACAACCGCGTGACGCAGATCAAGACTGTTGAAACCGACGGCTACACGGCCGTGCAGGTTGCATTCGGTACGCGCCGTGCATCGCGTGTGACGAAGCCGTTGGCCGGTCATCTCGCCAAAGCCGGTGTTCAAGCCGGTGAAATCCTCAAAGAATTCCAGATCGATGCTGCCAAGGCTGCCGAGTTGTCGAGCGGCACCGTGGTCGGTCCCGACCTGTTCGAAGTAGGCCAAAAGGTCGACGTGCAAGGCGTGTCGATCGGTAAGGGCTACGCCGGTACCATCAAGCGTTACAACTTCGCATCCGGCCGTGCATCGCACGGTAACTCGCGCTCGCACAACGTGCCGGGCTCGATCGGTATGGCGCAGGATCCGGGTCGTGTTTTCCCGGGTAAGCGCATGACCGGTCACATGGGTGACGATACGGTAACCGTGCAAAACCTCGAAATCGCTCGTATCGACGCTGACCGCAAGCTGTTGCTGGTCAAGGGCGCCGTTCCGGGTGCGAAGGGTGGCAAGGTATTCGTTACGCCGGCCGTGAAGACGCGTGCCGTGAAAGGAGCGAAATAA
- the rpsJ gene encoding 30S ribosomal protein S10 has product MQNQKIRIRLKAFDYRLIDQSAAEIVDTAKRTGAIVRGPVPLPTRIQRFDILRSPHVNKTSRDQLEIRTHQRLMDIVDPTDKTVDALMKLDLPAGVDVEIKLQ; this is encoded by the coding sequence ATGCAGAACCAGAAAATCCGTATTCGCCTGAAGGCTTTCGACTATCGCCTGATCGATCAATCGGCAGCTGAAATCGTCGACACGGCAAAGCGGACTGGCGCAATCGTTCGTGGTCCGGTGCCCCTGCCGACCCGCATTCAACGCTTCGACATCCTGCGGTCGCCGCACGTCAACAAGACGTCGCGCGATCAGCTCGAAATCCGTACGCACCAACGCCTCATGGACATCGTCGATCCGACGGACAAGACCGTTGACGCACTGATGAAGCTGGATCTGCCGGCTGGCGTGGACGTGGAAATCAAGCTGCAATAA
- the tuf gene encoding elongation factor Tu: MAKGKFERTKPHVNVGTIGHVDHGKTTLTAAITTVLTKKFGGEAKAYDQIDAAPEEKARGITINTAHVEYETANRHYAHVDCPGHADYVKNMITGAAQMDGAILVCSAADGPMPQTREHILLARQVGVPYIIVFLNKCDMVDDAELLELVEMEVRELLSKYDFPGDDTPIIKGSAKLALEGDTGELGEVAIMNLADALDTYIPTPERAIDGAFLMPVEDVFSISGRGTVVTGRIERGVVKVGEEIEIIGIKPTVKTTCTGVEMFRKLLDQGQAGDNVGILLRGTKREDVERGQVLAKPGSINPHTHFTAEVYVLSKDEGGRHTPFFNNYRPQFYFRTTDVTGSIELPKDKEMVMPGDNVSITVKLINPIAMEEGLRFAIREGGRTVGAGVVAKILE, from the coding sequence ATGGCTAAAGGTAAATTCGAACGGACCAAGCCGCACGTGAACGTCGGCACGATCGGTCACGTTGACCACGGCAAGACCACGCTGACGGCAGCGATCACGACGGTGCTGACCAAGAAGTTTGGCGGCGAAGCAAAGGCGTACGACCAGATCGACGCGGCGCCGGAAGAAAAGGCACGTGGTATCACGATCAACACGGCACACGTCGAGTACGAAACGGCTAACCGCCACTACGCCCACGTCGACTGCCCGGGCCACGCTGACTATGTGAAGAACATGATCACGGGCGCAGCGCAGATGGACGGCGCGATCCTGGTGTGCTCGGCTGCTGACGGCCCGATGCCGCAAACGCGTGAGCACATCCTGCTGGCGCGTCAGGTTGGTGTGCCGTACATCATCGTGTTCCTGAACAAGTGCGACATGGTGGACGACGCCGAGCTGCTCGAGCTGGTGGAAATGGAAGTGCGCGAGCTTCTGTCGAAGTACGACTTCCCGGGCGACGACACGCCAATCATCAAGGGTTCGGCCAAGCTGGCGCTGGAAGGCGACACGGGCGAGCTGGGCGAAGTGGCGATCATGAACCTGGCCGACGCGCTGGACACGTACATCCCGACGCCGGAGCGCGCGATCGACGGTGCGTTCCTGATGCCGGTGGAAGACGTGTTCTCGATCTCGGGTCGCGGCACGGTGGTGACGGGTCGTATCGAGCGCGGCGTCGTGAAGGTTGGCGAGGAAATCGAAATCATCGGCATCAAGCCGACGGTGAAGACGACCTGCACGGGCGTGGAAATGTTCCGCAAGCTGCTGGACCAGGGTCAGGCAGGCGACAACGTGGGTATCCTGCTGCGCGGCACGAAGCGTGAAGACGTGGAGCGTGGCCAGGTGCTGGCGAAGCCGGGTTCGATCAACCCGCACACGCACTTCACGGCTGAAGTGTACGTGCTGAGCAAGGACGAAGGTGGCCGTCATACGCCGTTCTTCAACAACTATCGTCCGCAGTTCTACTTCCGTACGACGGACGTGACGGGCTCGATCGAGTTGCCGAAGGACAAGGAAATGGTCATGCCGGGCGACAACGTGTCGATCACGGTGAAGCTGATCAACCCGATCGCGATGGAAGAAGGTCTGCGTTTCGCAATCCGCGAAGGCGGCCGTACGGTCGGCGCAGGTGTGGTTGCCAAGATTCTCGAGTAA
- the fusA gene encoding elongation factor G: MARKTPIERYRNIGISAHIDAGKTTTTERILFYTGVNHKIGEVHDGAATMDWMEQEQERGITITSAATTAFWKGMAGDRAEHRINIIDTPGHVDFTIEVERSMRVLDGACMVYCAVGGVQPQSETVWRQANKYKVPRLAFINKMDRTGANFFKVYEQLKLRLKANPVPVVVPIGAEENFTGVVDLLKMKAIIWDEASQGTKFSYEEIPAELVDTCNEWREKMVEAAAESNEELMNKYLESGELTEAEITKGLRDRTIACEIQPMLCGTAFKNKGVQRMLDAVLDFLPSPVDIPPVTGELENGEKAERRAADDEKFSSLAFKIMTDPFVGQLIFFRVYSGTTKSGDTLLNATKDKKERLGRILLMHANQREEIKEVHAGDIAAAVGLKDATTGDTLCDPLHPIVLERMIFPEPVISQAVEPKTKPDQEKMGLALNRLAQEDPSFRVQTDEESGQTIISGMGELHLEILVDRMKREFGVEATVGKPQVAYRETIRGKAEDVDGKFVKQSGGRGQYGHAVITLEPNEQGKGYEFLDEIKGGVIPREYIPAVDKGIQETLKAGVLAGFPVVDVKVHLTFGSYHDVDSNENAFRMAGSMAFKEAMRKAQPVILEPMMAVEVETPEDYMGNVMGDLSGRRGIVQGMDDMVGGGKIVRAEVPLSEMFGYSTSLRSLTQGRATYTMEFKHYSEAPRNVSEAIINAKSK, from the coding sequence GTGGCTCGCAAGACACCTATCGAGCGCTACCGTAACATCGGTATTAGCGCTCACATCGACGCCGGCAAAACGACGACGACCGAGCGCATCTTGTTCTACACCGGCGTGAACCACAAGATTGGTGAAGTTCACGACGGCGCTGCCACCATGGACTGGATGGAGCAGGAACAGGAACGCGGCATTACGATCACGTCCGCTGCTACCACGGCGTTCTGGAAAGGCATGGCCGGCGACCGCGCTGAGCACCGCATCAACATCATCGACACCCCGGGCCACGTCGACTTCACGATTGAAGTTGAGCGCTCGATGCGCGTGCTCGACGGCGCGTGCATGGTGTACTGCGCCGTGGGCGGCGTTCAGCCCCAGTCGGAAACCGTGTGGCGTCAGGCTAACAAGTACAAGGTTCCCCGTCTCGCGTTCATCAACAAGATGGACCGTACCGGCGCGAACTTCTTCAAGGTTTACGAACAGCTCAAGCTGCGTCTGAAGGCGAACCCCGTTCCGGTCGTGGTGCCTATCGGCGCGGAAGAAAACTTCACGGGTGTCGTCGATCTGCTGAAGATGAAAGCGATCATTTGGGACGAGGCGTCCCAAGGCACGAAGTTCTCGTACGAAGAAATCCCGGCTGAGCTCGTTGACACGTGCAACGAATGGCGCGAGAAGATGGTCGAAGCTGCGGCTGAGTCGAACGAAGAGCTGATGAACAAGTACCTCGAGTCGGGCGAACTGACGGAAGCGGAAATCACCAAGGGTCTGCGCGACCGTACGATCGCTTGCGAAATCCAGCCGATGCTGTGCGGCACCGCGTTCAAGAACAAGGGCGTGCAACGGATGCTGGACGCCGTGCTCGACTTCCTGCCGTCGCCTGTCGACATTCCGCCGGTTACGGGTGAACTCGAAAACGGTGAGAAGGCTGAGCGCCGCGCGGCCGACGACGAGAAGTTCTCGTCGCTCGCATTCAAGATCATGACCGATCCGTTTGTCGGCCAGTTGATCTTCTTCCGTGTGTACTCAGGTACGACGAAGTCGGGCGACACCCTGCTGAACGCGACCAAGGACAAGAAGGAACGTCTCGGTCGTATTCTGCTGATGCACGCAAACCAGCGTGAAGAAATCAAGGAAGTGCACGCAGGCGACATCGCTGCTGCTGTTGGCCTGAAAGATGCCACCACGGGCGATACGCTGTGCGATCCGCTGCACCCGATCGTGCTCGAACGCATGATTTTCCCGGAGCCGGTGATTTCGCAGGCTGTTGAGCCGAAGACGAAGCCCGACCAGGAAAAAATGGGTCTGGCATTGAACCGTCTGGCACAGGAAGATCCGTCGTTCCGCGTTCAAACGGACGAAGAATCGGGCCAAACCATTATTTCGGGCATGGGCGAACTCCACCTGGAAATTCTGGTTGACCGGATGAAGCGCGAATTCGGCGTGGAAGCGACCGTCGGCAAGCCGCAGGTTGCATACCGCGAAACGATTCGCGGCAAGGCGGAAGACGTTGACGGCAAGTTCGTCAAGCAGTCGGGTGGTCGTGGCCAATACGGTCACGCGGTCATCACGCTCGAGCCGAATGAGCAGGGCAAGGGCTACGAGTTCCTCGACGAGATCAAGGGCGGTGTGATTCCGCGCGAATACATCCCGGCGGTGGACAAGGGCATCCAGGAAACGCTGAAGGCAGGCGTGCTGGCAGGCTTCCCGGTCGTCGACGTCAAGGTTCACCTGACGTTCGGTTCGTACCACGACGTTGACTCGAACGAAAATGCGTTCCGGATGGCCGGTTCGATGGCGTTCAAGGAAGCAATGCGCAAGGCTCAGCCGGTCATCCTCGAACCGATGATGGCCGTCGAAGTCGAAACGCCGGAAGACTACATGGGCAACGTGATGGGCGACCTGTCGGGCCGTCGCGGTATCGTTCAGGGCATGGACGACATGGTTGGCGGCGGCAAGATTGTTCGCGCTGAAGTGCCGCTGTCGGAAATGTTCGGCTACTCGACGTCGCTGCGTTCGCTGACCCAAGGTCGTGCAACGTACACGATGGAGTTCAAGCACTACTCCGAAGCACCGCGTAACGTGTCCGAAGCGATCATCAACGCGAAGTCGAAGTAA
- the rpsG gene encoding 30S ribosomal protein S7 — MPRRREVPKREVLPDPKFGNVDVAKFMNVLMLSGKKSVAERIVYGAFEQIQTKGGKDPLEVFTVALNNVKPVVEVKSRRVGGANYQVPVEVRPSRRMALAMRWLREAAKKRSEKSMALRLAGELSEAAEGRGGAMKKRDEVHRMAEANKAFSHFRF, encoded by the coding sequence ATGCCGCGTCGTCGCGAAGTCCCCAAGCGGGAAGTGTTGCCGGATCCGAAGTTCGGTAACGTTGATGTAGCTAAGTTCATGAACGTGCTGATGCTCTCCGGCAAGAAGTCGGTTGCCGAGCGTATCGTGTACGGCGCTTTCGAACAGATCCAGACCAAGGGTGGCAAGGACCCGCTGGAAGTGTTCACGGTAGCGCTCAACAACGTCAAGCCGGTGGTCGAAGTGAAGAGCCGCCGCGTTGGTGGTGCGAACTATCAGGTTCCGGTCGAAGTGCGCCCGTCGCGTCGTATGGCATTGGCGATGCGTTGGCTGCGTGAAGCCGCGAAGAAGCGCAGCGAGAAGTCGATGGCCCTGCGTCTGGCAGGTGAACTCTCCGAAGCGGCCGAAGGCCGTGGCGGCGCAATGAAGAAGCGCGACGAAGTTCACCGGATGGCAGAAGCCAACAAGGCGTTCTCGCACTTCCGTTTCTAA
- the rpsL gene encoding 30S ribosomal protein S12, with translation MPTINQLVRKGRASETTKSKSPALQDCPQRRGVCTRVYTTTPKKPNSALRKVAKVRLTNGFEVISYIGGEGHNLQEHSVVLIRGGRVKDLPGVRYHMVRGSLDTQGVKDRKQARSKYGAKRAKAGK, from the coding sequence ATGCCAACCATCAATCAACTGGTTCGCAAAGGCCGCGCGTCGGAAACGACGAAGAGCAAGAGCCCGGCTTTGCAGGACTGCCCCCAGCGTCGCGGCGTGTGCACCCGTGTGTACACCACGACGCCGAAGAAGCCTAACTCGGCACTGCGTAAGGTTGCCAAGGTTCGTCTGACGAACGGCTTCGAAGTCATTTCGTACATCGGTGGTGAAGGCCACAACCTGCAGGAACACTCGGTCGTGCTGATTCGCGGCGGCCGTGTGAAAGACTTGCCTGGTGTGCGTTACCACATGGTTCGCGGCTCGCTGGATACCCAGGGCGTCAAGGATCGCAAGCAGGCTCGCTCGAAGTACGGTGCGAAGCGTGCCAAGGCTGGCAAGTAA